From the Oryza glaberrima chromosome 5, OglaRS2, whole genome shotgun sequence genome, one window contains:
- the LOC127773705 gene encoding reticulon-like protein B1 — MAEHKEEESLVESVMDKISDKLHGRGGSSSSSSDSDGERTADLKAKIYRLFGREKPVHSVLGGGKPADLFLWRNKKISVGVLTGATAIWLLFEVMDYHLLTLLCHCIILTLAMLFLWSNASTFINKSPPNIPEVKIPEDLAVNVARSVRFEINRGFATLREIGLGHDLKKFLIVVAGLWVLSVLGSCCNFLTLFYIVFMVLYTVPVLYEKYEDQIDAFGEKAVIELKKYYAIFDEKCLSKIPKGPSKNKKH, encoded by the exons ATGGCGGAGCACAAGGAGGAGGAGTCGTTGGTGGAGTCGGTGATGGACAAGATCTCCGACAAGCTCCACGGCCGCGggggctcgtcgtcgtcgtcgtcggactcCGACGGGGAGAGGACGGCCGACTTGAAGGCCAAGATCTACCGCCTCTTCGGCCGCGAGAAGCCCGTCCACtccgtcctcggcggcggcaagc CTGCCGATCTCTTTCTATGGAGGAACAAGAAAATCTCCGTTGGGGTACTCACTGGCGCCACAGCCATCTGGCTGCTGTTTGAAGTCATGGATTATCATCTCCTCACCCTGTTGTGCCACTGTATCATCCTCACCCTGGCCATGCTCTTCCTCTGGTCCAATGCCTCCACTTTCATCAACAA GTCCCCTCCTAACATTCCTGAAGTGAAGATCCCAGAGGACCTGGCTGTTAATGTTGCTCGCTCAGTGAGATTTGAGATCAATAGGGGCTTTGCTACCTTGAGAGAGATTGGTCTAGGGCATGACCTGAAGAAATTTCTGATT GTAGTCGCAGGTCTGTGGGTTCTCTCTGTTCTTGGGAGCTGCTGCAATTTCCTGACCTTGTTCTACATAG TCTTTATGGTACTGTACACCGTGCCTGTTCTGTATGAGAAGTATGAGGACCAAATCGATGCTTTTGGAGAGAAGGCCGTGATCGAACTGAAGAAGTACTATGCTATTTTCGATGAGAAATGCCTTTCTAAGATCCCCAAGGGTCCGTCAAAAAACAAGAAGCATTAG
- the LOC127773704 gene encoding photosystem I assembly factor PSA3, chloroplastic, giving the protein MGTLPVAHRFSLASAFLPRHRRPSPSAPNRRRRHGTVVAYMEPNPNSPSSIAGRLIGALPVVGLVARILSDEGGVGGDMIDFAEFRRRVSKKCTVMDSQAFYDFNERRGKAGDPFYVLLCCWLAAVGGGLLKTEEILEGVARLRLSNDIEFEEETFLDMMKTAKEKRAKLKAPAPQIPMEARAEKALEAIYVCCFGQDMVEDEDVKLLCKMLNAIFPSVGRQAVERIVTSMAKQVAAGERKGPGVKTVSKEAAQRQLKDLEFLKQNKLDSV; this is encoded by the exons ATGGGGACGTTACCCGTCGCCCACAGGTTCTCGCTCGCCTCGGCCTTcctgccgcgccaccgccggccatcGCCGTCCGCTCCcaaccggcgccggcggcatggAACGGTGGTGGCGTACATGGAGCCGAACCCCAACTCGCCGTCCTCCATCGCGGGCCGCCTCATCGGGGCTCTCCCCGTGGTGGGCCTCGTGGCGCGCATCCTGAGCGACgagggtggcgtcggcggcgacatgATCGACTTCGCCGAGttccgccgccgcgtcagcaAGAAGTGCACCGTCATGGACTCCCAGGCCTTCTACGATTTCAACGAACGCCGCGGCAAG GCAGGAGATCCCTTCTACGTTCTGCTGTGCTGCTGGCTGGCCGCCGTTGGTGGCGGGCTGCTGAAAACGGAGGAGATCTTGGAAGGCGTCGCGCGGCTCCGCCTCTCCAACGACATCGAGTTCGAGGAGGAGACCTTCCTCGACATGATGAAGACGGCAAAGGAG AAAAGAGCAAAGCTGAAGGCTCCGGCGCCACAGATACCAATGGAAGCGCGGGCGGAGAAGGCCCTTGAGGCCATCTACGTGTGCTGCTTCGGGCAGGACATGGTGGAAGACGAGGACGTGAAGCTGCTGTGCAAAATGCTGAACGCCATCTTCCCCTCCGTCGGGAGGCAGGCGGTCGAGAGGATAGTGACCTCCATGGCGAAGCAGGTGGCTGCCGGCGAGAGGAAGGGCCCCGGCGTCAAGACCGTGTCCAAGGAAGCAGCGCAGCGGCAACTCAAGGATTTGGAATTTCTCAAGCAGAACAAGTTGGATTCGGTATGA
- the LOC127772739 gene encoding zinc finger CCCH domain-containing protein 37: protein MASREHLLLDPAALAVSWADPAAVEIPPELLAALGEYLSARRSDGEAEADAEAEADDEFMMYEFKVRRCARARSHDWTACPYAHPGEAARRRDPRRVAYTGEPCPDFRRRPGAACPRGSTCPFAHGTFELWLHPSRYRTRPCRAGVACRRRVCFFAHTAGELRAGSKEDSPLSLSPKSTLASLWESPPVSPVEGRRWVDGIDECDADAEMEELMFAMRELGLRKVRPSASSVTPVLPPVTDEDGPDFGWVSELVM from the coding sequence ATGGCGAGCCGAGAGCACCTCCTGCTCGACCCGGCGGCGCTGGCCGTCTCTTGGGCTGACCCCGCTGCGGTGGAGATCCCGCCcgagctcctcgccgcgctGGGTGAGTACCTGTCCGCCAGGCGTAGCGACGgggaggccgaggccgacgccgaggcggaggcTGATGATGAGTTCATGATGTACGAGTTCAAGGTGCGGCGGTGCGCGCGGGCGCGGAGCCACGACTGGACGGCGTGCCCGTACGCGCACCCTGGCGAGGCCGCGAGGCGGCGTGACCCGAGGCGCGTGGCGTACACGGGCGAGCCGTGCCCGGacttccgccgccggccgggcgCCGCGTGCCCGAGGGGCAGCACGTGCCCGTTCGCGCACGGCACGTTCGAGCTCTGGCTCCACCCGTCGCGCTACCGCACGCGGCCGTGCCGCGCGGGCgtcgcgtgccgccgccgcgtctgcttCTTCGCGCacaccgccggcgagctccgcgcCGGGTCCAAGGAAGACTCGCCGCTGTCGCTCTCCCCCAAGTCGACCCTGGCCTCCCTCTGGGAGTCGCCGCCGGTGTCGCCGGTGGAGGGGCGGAGGTGGGTGGACGGCATCGATGAATGCGACGCGGACGCGGAGATGGAAGAGTTGATGTTCGCAATGCGGGAGCTCGGCCTCCGGAAGGTGAGGCCGTCGGCATCGTCCGTAACGCCGGTGCTACCGCCGGTGACGGACGAGGACGGGCCGGATTTCGGGTGGGTGTCCGAGCTTGTGATGTAG
- the LOC127773976 gene encoding putative leucine-rich repeat receptor-like protein kinase At2g19210, which translates to MAARSWLFILCLAVAAAGVLQTSAQPDLKGFISIDCGLEGKTGYLDDKTNLSYVPDDGFTDAGTNHNISVEFMTPLISRRNYNLRSFPDGERNCYTLRSLTAGLKYLIRAAFVYGNYDGLKKPPVFDLYIGVNFLTMVNITGLDGAALEEAIVVVPDDFVQVCLVNTGTGTPFISGLDLRPLKSTLYPQVTETQGLSLFGRWNFGPTSNTEIIRYPDDPHDREWVPWINPFDWTVISTTTMVQNIENDIFEAPLRVMQTAITPRNASGNIEFAWDAYTQPKDPTPGYIANFYFTEVQLLPSNVLRQFYINLNGRLVYNESYTPLYLYADLIYEKKPFLRYPEYNISINATSNSMLPPIINAIEVFSVMPTINVATDSEDASAMMAIKVKYQVKKNWMGDPCVPKTLAWDSLTCSYSTSIRPRITSLNLSSSDLRGDISSSFANLKGVQYLNLSNNNLTGSIPDALSQLPLLAVLDLAGNQLSGSIPSGLLKRIQDGSLDLRDGNNPNLCTNGNSCKLVKRNNKLVIYIVVPIVLVMVIVPIYLILFYLRRKRLGPRSNSTEPQNEKAEYASKNRGHMHSSSLQLENRRFTYRELEMMTDNFQLELGRGGFGCVYDGFLEDHTRVAVKLMFKNSKQGDKEFLGEAQILTRIHHKNLVSMIGYCKDGDNMALVYEYMSEGTLQEHIAEENSRRRFLPWRRRLQIALESAQGLEYLHKGCNPPLIHRDVKATNILLNAMLEAKIADFGLSKAFNRNNDTHVSTNTLAGTPGYVDPEYLMTMQPTTKSDVYSFGVVLLELVTGKPALLRDLDNTSIIQWVQQHLARGNIEDVVDARMHGDHDINSVWKVVDIALKCTMQESIHRPTMTGVVAMLQECIELENRHLKDYAANSENHNSSYNTYGVDQSTNVIQSNDAFEVGHNIARVPTMATGPVVR; encoded by the exons ATGGCCGCGCGATCATGGTTGTTTATCCTCTGCCttgccgtggccgccgccggcgtacTTCAAACTAGTGCGCAGCCTGACCTCAAAG GTTTCATCAGCATAGACTGTGGCCTTGAAGGGAAGACAGGCTACCTGGACGACAAGACCAACCTGTCCTATGTCCCGGACGACGGCTTCACCGACGCGGGCACAAACCACAACATCTCGGTCGAATTCATGACACCGTTAATCTCCAGACGGAACTACAACCTGCGCAGCTTCCCAGACGGCGAGCGCAACTGCTACACGCTCCGGTCGTTGACGGCCGGGCTCAAGTACCTCATCCGCGCCGCCTTCGTGTACGGCAACTACGACGGCCTCAAGAAGCCCCCCGTATTTGACCTCTACATCGGCGTCAACTTCTTGACGATGGTGAACATCACGGGGCTCGACGGTGCGGCGCTGGAGGAGGCCATCGTCGTCGTGCCGGATGACTTCGTGCAGGTCTGCCTGGTGAACACCGGCACCGGGACACCGTTCATCTCCGGCTTGGACCTGAGGCCTCTCAAGAGCACGCTCTACCCGCAGGTGACCGAGACGCAGGGCCTGTCCTTGTTCGGTCGCTGGAACTTTGGCCCGACTAGTAATACCGAAATCATCAG GTACCCCGACGATCCACACGACAGAGAATGGGTGCCTTGGATCAATCCCTTCGACTGGACCGTGATAtcaacgacgacgatggtgcAAAACATAGAAAATGACATATTCGAGGCGCCGTTGCGGGTGATGCAGACGGCGATTACGCCGCGGAACGCCTCTGGTAACATTGAGTTCGCTTGGGATGCCTACACGCAGCCGAAGGATCCGACGCCGGGGTACATCGCCAACTTCTACTTCACGGAGGTGCAGCTCCTCCCCAGCAACGTCTTGCGCCAGTTCTACATCAACCTCAACGGCAGGTTGGTGTATAATGAGAGCTACACGCCGTTGTACCTCTATGCTGACTTAATCTACGAGAAAAAACCCTTCCTACGATACCCCGAGTACAACATCTCCATCAACGCCACCTCCAACTCGATGCTGCCACCGATCATCAACGCCATCGAGGTGTTCTCCGTAATGCCCACAATCAATGTCGCCACGGATTCCGAGGACG CCTCTGCCATGATGGCTATCAAGGTAAAGTATCAGGTGAAGAAGAACTGGATGGGTGATCCGTGTGTTCCGAAGACACTTGCTTGGGATAGCTTGACCTGCAGCTATTCCACTTCCATCCGTCCAAGAATCACTAGCCT AAATCTGTCCTCAAGTGATCTAAGGGGTGATATATCGTCTTCCTTCGCGAATCTCAAGGGAGTCCAATACTT GAATTTGTCAAACAACAATTTGACAGGCTCAATTCCAGATGCCCTTTCACAATTACCTCTATTGGCAGTCTT aGATTTGGCAGGAAACCAGCTCAGTGGATCAATTCCATCTGGACTTCTCAAAAGAATTCAAGATGGCTCCCTAGATCTAAG AGACGGAAATAATCCAAACTTATGCACCAATGGCAATTCATGCAAGCTTGTGAAAAGGAACAACAAGTTAGTGATCTACATAGTTGTTCCTATAGTTCTGGTTATGGTGATAGTACCAATATATCTAATACTCTTTTACCTGAGAAGAAAAAGGCTAG GACCAAGGAGCAATTCCACAGAACCACAAAATGAGAAGGCAGAGTATGCTTCGAAAAATCGTGGCCACATGCATAGTTCATCACTACAGCTTGAGAACCGTCGGTTCACATACCGGGAACTAGAGATGATGACAGACAACTTCCAGCTAGAGCTTGGAAGGGGAGGGTTTGGGTGTGTCTATGATGGGTTTTTGGAGGATCACACTCGAGTGGCAGTCAAGTTGATGTTTAAAAACTCTAAGCAAGGAGACAAGGAGTTCCTTGGAGAG GCACAGATTTTAACCCGGATTCATCACAAGAATCTTGTTTCCATGATTGGATACTGCAAGGATGGGGATAACATGGCACTTGTTTATGAGTACATGTCAGAAGGAACTCTACAAGAACACATTGCAG AAGAAAACAGCAGGAGAAGATTCTTACCCTGGAGACGGCGGCTCCAGATCGCTCTAGAATCTGCTCAAG GGCTAGAGTATCTACACAAAGGTTGCAATCCACCTCTCATCCATAGGGATGTGAAGGCAACCAACATTCTATTGAATGCGATGTTGGAGGCGAAGATTGCTGATTTTGGTTTGTCCAAGGCTTTTAATCGCAACAATGACACTCATGTTTCCACAAACACACTTGCTGGCACACCTGGATACGTTGATCCAGA GTACTTAATGACAATGCAACCCACAACCAAGAGTGATGTTTATAGCTTCGGTGTTGTGTTGTTGGAGTTGGTCACAGGGAAGCCAGCCCTACTACGGGACCTAGATAACACTAGCATTATCCAATGGGTACAGCAGCACCTGGCACGAGGCAACATTGAGGATGTGGTGGATGCACGCATGCATGGAGACCATGACATTAACAGTGTGTGGAAGGTTGTGGACATCGCACTCAAGTGCACCATGCAGGAGTCTATACATCGACCCACAATGACTGGCGTGGTGGCAATGTTGCAAGAGTGCATTGAACTTGAAAACAGACATCTGAAAGACTACGCGGCCAATAGTGAAAACCACAACTCAAGTTATAATACATACGGTGTTGACCAATCCACTAATGTGATCCAGAGTAATGATGCGTTTGAAGTTGGGCATAACATTGCAAGGGTCCCAACAATGGCCACTGGTCCTGTTGTACGATGa
- the LOC127773703 gene encoding F-box protein At5g52880, with protein MPVRRRQPRRRETGAAERYREMGISAALSRPWDYPTACGEIAALLRIGYGDLPKAAQALVTGDVLLAFRLLPDVQTGYALGAANGLLQAAEGSLPKQKKAQAVSEFKRSVVAHKRRARVQQDPGVPHIPYDVLVHIFSFLDMRSLVAAGLVCWPWNSAANDNHLWEMNYSLFFGICHINCNSTPTAGNVQNTDYHVQNSIYQVSPDPGFNWKEAFHKKYAEQETWSSASNRALCGYCRSVIWLCDLTCATPHYCLNNGKDGVKLGPLLPHTVADYILDIADLAASSTESDDTDSDSENYPQARFWSLS; from the exons ATgccggtgaggcggcggcagccgcggcggaGGGAGACGGGAGCGGCGGAGAGGTACAGGGAGATGGGGATATCGGCCGCGCTGTCGCGGCCGTGGGACTACccgacggcgtgcggcgagaTCGCCGCGCTCCTCCGAATCGGGTATGGAGACCTCCCCAAGGCCGCCCAGGCTCTCGTCACCGGCGACGTGCTGCTCGCGTTCCGGCTCCTCCCCGA TGTGCAGACAGGATATGCGTTAGGCGCAGCTAATGGTCTTCTCCAAGCTGCAGAAGGTTCCCTACCAAAGCAAAAGAAGGCACAGGCTGTTTCAGAGTTCAAGCGTTCCGTTGTTGCACATAAGCGGCGTGCTAGGGTTCAACAAGATCCAG GTGTACCACATATACCATACGATGTGCTTGTTCATATTTTCAGTTTTCTTGACATGCGCTCCTTGGTAGCTGCTGGTCTTGTCTGCtg GCCTTGGAATTCTGCTGCAAATGACAACCACCTGTGGGAAATGAATTACTCCCTTTTCTTCGGCATCTGCCATATAAACTGCAATAGCACACCTACAGCTGGTAATGTACAGAACACTGATTATCATGTACAGAATAGCATTTATCAAGTATCTCCGGATCCTGGTTTTAACTGGAAAGAGGCTTTCCACAAAAAGTATGCAG AACAAGAAACATGGAGTTCCGCATCAAATAGAGCATTATGTGGATATTGCCGATCTGTCATTTGGTTGTGCGACTTGACGTGTGCTACTCCACACTATTGCCTTAATAATGGAAAAGATGGAGTAAAACTAGGACCTCTATTACCTCATACA GTTGCTGACTACATATTGGACATCGCTGATCTAGCAGCTTCATCGACAGAAAGTGATGATACAGATAGCGATTCTGAAAATTATCCCCAGGCACGCTTTTGGTCGTTATCATAG